From a region of the Panthera uncia isolate 11264 chromosome B1, Puncia_PCG_1.0, whole genome shotgun sequence genome:
- the SHISA3 gene encoding protein shisa-3 homolog, with protein MGALLALWLLLGWLRWSPAGAQQSGEYCHGWVDVQGNYHEGFQCPEDFDTPDATICCGSCALRYCCAAADARLEQGSCTNDRGELEHPGITAQPVYVPFLIVGSIFIAFIILGSLVAIYCCTCLRPKEPSQQPIRFSLRSYQTETLPMILTSTSLRAPSRQSSTATSSSSTGGSIRRFSFARAEPGCLVPSPPPPYTTGHPIHLTQPSGFLVSPQYFAYPLQQEPPLPAKSCPDFSSS; from the exons ATGGGGGCGCTGCTGGCGCTCTGGCTCCTCCTGGGCTGGCTGCGCTGGAGCCCGGCGGGCGCCCAGCAGTCCGGAGAATACTGCCACGGCTGGGTGGACGTGCAGGGCAACTACCACGAGGGCTTCCAGTGCCCGGAGGACTTCGACACCCCGGACGCCACCATCTGCTGCGGCTCCTGCGCGCTGCGCTACTGCTGCGCCGCGGCCGACGCCAGGCTGGAGCAGGGAAGCTGCACCAACGACCGCGGCGAGCTGGAGCACCCGGGCATCACCGCGC aGCCCGTCTACGTCCCCTTCCTCATCGTTGGCTCTATCTTCATTGCCTTCATCATCCTGGGCTCTTTAGTGGCTATTTATTGCTGCACCTGCTTGAGACCCAAGGAGCCCTCACAGCAGCCAATCCGCTTCTCACTCCGCAGCTATCAGACGGAGACCCTGCCCATGATCTTGACTTCCACAAGCCTCAGGGCACCTTCCAGACAGTCCAGCACGGCCACCAGCTCCAGCTCCACCGGGGGCTCCATCCGCAGATTCTCCTTTGCCAGAGCAGAGCCGGGCTGCCTGGTGCCCTCCCCGCCTCCACCTTACACCACGGGCCACCCCATCCACCTGACCCAGCCATCCGGTTTCCTGGTGTCACCCCAGTACTTCGCTTACCCACTCCAGCAGGAGCCCCCGCTGCCTGCGAAGAGCTGCCCGGACTTCAGTTCCAGCTGA